The following are encoded together in the Bos javanicus breed banteng chromosome 4, ARS-OSU_banteng_1.0, whole genome shotgun sequence genome:
- the MPLKIP gene encoding M-phase-specific PLK1-interacting protein, with translation MQRQNFRPPTPPYPGPGVGGWGNGSSFRGTPSGGGPRPPSPRDGYGSPHNTPPYGPRSRPYGSGLSPRHGGNFPGGRFGSPSPGGYPGNYSKSPAGSQQQFGYSPGQQQTHPQGSPRTSTPFGSGRGREKRMSNELESYFKPSMLEDPWAGLEPVSVVDISQQYSNTQTFTGKKGRYFC, from the exons ATGCAGCGACAGAATTTTCGACCCCCGACTCCTCCTTACCCCGGCCCGGGTGTAGGAGGTTGGGGGAACGGGAGCAGCTTCCGGGGTACCCCGAGCGGAGGCGGACCGCGGCCGCCATCCCCGCGGGACGGGTACGGGAGTCCACACAACACGCCGCCGTACGGGCCCCGATCTAGGCCCTACGGGAGCGGCCTTTCTCCGCGACACGGCGGCAACTTCCCTGGGGGCCGGTTCGGGTCTCCGTCCCCTGGCGGCTACCCTGGCAACTACTCCAAGTCCCCCGCGGGGTCCCAGCAGCAATTCGGCTACTCCCCAGGGCAGCAGCAGACCCACCCCCAG ggTTCTCCAAGGACATCTACACCATTTGGATCAGGGCgtggtagagaaaagagaatgtcTAATGAGTTGGAGAGTTATTTCAAGCCTTCAATGCTTGAAGACCCTTGGGCTGGCCTAGAACCAGTATCTGTAGTGGATATAAGCCAACAATACAGCAATACCCAAACATTCACAGGCAAAAAAGGAAGATACTTTTGttaa